In Pedobacter heparinus DSM 2366, the following are encoded in one genomic region:
- a CDS encoding RagB/SusD family nutrient uptake outer membrane protein, whose protein sequence is MKKILFSIICLTGAFLLQSCSDETIDTKPAQFVNKDVIYTNSARILQFVNNLYTFLPKGYNRLGSVADVGDDVGPTPGANVLGSMVAAATDEAVHASPNSGAEKWGTGNWGTTSSNNWDAPLNTIYTGIRRTYDYTNDIHANLIVAPVSSISQITAAQRDEYYGQAIFIRALLNFELLKRFGGYPIVREALRADGNLIIPKSSYDECVEYIAGLCDEAVAVLPITYAAGDFGRATKGAALALKGRLLLYAASPLNNAGNLLTKWQAAAAANAAVINLKNGAAPVYSLYTAGTGYDAFFTTLVGNNEIILSRIEPANAAIEQVNGLPQLVDGGGGTNPTLDLVNDYEMKDGTRFNWSNPTHANAPFANRDPRFDKTILYNGVSWMGVTVETFEGGKDKTGINPTRTGFFLRKFMGNSTKATWIAPVVNTLHCFPIFRYGETLLNYAEAMNEAYGPDDPATYGLTARQAIALIRTRAGLTANQTVPSATSQSLMRDAIRHERRIELAFEEHRHLDLRRWNLAVTVLNNKPVSGLKIVRSSGPPYTFTYTPEVVENRVFTENMYRYPFPREEVSRNPGIQNPGW, encoded by the coding sequence ATGAAAAAAATACTATTTTCTATTATATGTCTGACGGGAGCATTCTTGCTTCAATCCTGTTCTGATGAAACAATTGATACAAAGCCAGCACAATTTGTCAATAAAGATGTCATTTATACTAATAGTGCAAGGATATTGCAGTTTGTAAATAACCTCTATACCTTTCTTCCCAAGGGTTATAACCGATTGGGGTCGGTGGCTGATGTGGGTGATGATGTGGGACCAACTCCAGGTGCTAATGTTCTTGGGTCGATGGTTGCTGCTGCAACGGATGAAGCTGTACATGCATCCCCGAATTCTGGTGCAGAAAAGTGGGGAACAGGAAATTGGGGAACTACATCTTCAAATAACTGGGATGCCCCCTTAAATACAATTTATACAGGCATTCGCAGAACGTATGATTATACAAATGATATACATGCCAATCTTATTGTAGCACCGGTCTCATCCATAAGTCAAATAACTGCTGCTCAGCGTGATGAGTACTATGGTCAGGCTATTTTTATCCGTGCTTTGTTAAACTTTGAGCTGCTGAAGCGTTTTGGAGGTTATCCTATCGTTAGAGAAGCCCTGAGAGCTGATGGCAATCTGATTATCCCAAAAAGTTCATATGATGAATGCGTGGAATATATTGCAGGCTTGTGCGATGAGGCGGTGGCAGTATTGCCGATTACCTACGCAGCGGGAGATTTTGGCCGTGCAACAAAAGGTGCGGCCCTTGCTTTAAAAGGCAGACTGTTATTATATGCGGCGAGTCCGCTAAACAATGCAGGAAATCTGCTTACGAAGTGGCAAGCTGCTGCTGCAGCTAATGCCGCAGTTATTAACCTGAAAAATGGAGCAGCCCCTGTATATAGCTTGTATACAGCTGGTACCGGTTATGATGCATTTTTCACTACGCTTGTCGGAAATAACGAGATCATTCTCTCCAGGATAGAACCGGCAAACGCTGCCATAGAACAAGTGAATGGCTTGCCTCAACTGGTAGATGGTGGGGGTGGAACTAATCCTACCTTAGACCTGGTTAATGATTATGAAATGAAAGACGGTACGCGTTTTAACTGGAGTAATCCTACTCATGCAAATGCTCCTTTTGCCAACAGGGACCCACGTTTTGATAAAACTATTTTATATAATGGCGTATCCTGGATGGGCGTTACAGTCGAAACCTTTGAAGGTGGTAAAGACAAAACAGGTATAAATCCTACCCGTACAGGGTTCTTCTTACGTAAATTCATGGGCAATTCAACCAAAGCTACCTGGATAGCACCGGTAGTAAATACATTGCATTGTTTTCCAATTTTTAGATATGGAGAAACATTGTTGAATTATGCGGAAGCTATGAATGAAGCGTATGGCCCAGATGATCCGGCTACCTACGGATTGACCGCACGTCAGGCCATTGCACTGATCCGTACACGTGCAGGTTTAACTGCTAATCAAACAGTCCCTTCTGCAACCAGTCAGTCATTAATGCGGGATGCTATCCGTCATGAGCGCCGCATCGAGCTTGCTTTTGAAGAACACCGTCATTTGGATTTAAGAAGATGGAACCTGGCAGTAACCGTACTGAATAACAAACCCGTTTCAGGTTTGAAAATAGTGAGAAGTAGCGGTCCGCCCTATACATTTACATACACTCCAGAGGTGGTAGAAAATCGGGTATTTACCGAAAACATGTATCGTTATCCCTTCCCTAGGGAGGAGGTCAGCAGAAATCCAGGTATTCAAAATCCAGGTTGGTAA
- a CDS encoding SusC/RagA family TonB-linked outer membrane protein, whose translation MSTYAQNVQLSGTVTDKDGVSLPGVSILVEGTKIGAVSNAKGQYSISLPNPNSVIVFSFLGYISQNVNAKGRSKIDVSLSEDSKSLDEVIMVGYGAQKKASVIGAISNINMKELRKAAPSNLSNALGGRVPGIISRMGDGTPGGVQNRFSNGNADDAQIYLRGRASMNNTSALVLIDGVEGSLSRINPEDIEQFSVLKDASATAVYGVRGANGVILITTRKGSIGAPKIGITSQIRMQKVLDFPNFLRSYDFAMLNNEARKNQGLPEIYSAEDLEHYRTGDDPYGWPDVDWKEVLLKDQFYEQQYVGNVYGGTERVSYYLSGEYNQSGGAFIENKEKNTQHRYRRYNLRTNLDFKITKTTDLGVKLNGRLNDLHYPLKGESSGQRVTGPGWSDITARAPLTAPVYNPNGTYANGGLNLPGNPVAEYMEGGFAQRLQSGLESNFTLNQKLDFVTPGLSFRGLFAANFGSGSAKALNSRSAEIWTYDKTTKTYTLTAGAGIPTYTLGSNFSDFNRIQQVEAALNYDKAIGMNHKITAMAIATQTTKEASFIVPTIFKGMAGRLTYAYKDKYLAEGNVGYNGSDAFSKSKRYAFFPSGALGWVASEESFIKDNVKFLDFLKFRGSYGEVGNDRLGFGYSNLYIYSFRNPLAAETPGTSTTVNGYYSLGTTPTQILPILEGTLGNPNVTWEVARKADIGVEAKLFKSRLSFEADVFLEKRDDILINRFDIPLISGLVPAKLPALNAGKATNKGYELSLSYSDNIGGFGFTVGGNYTFVRNTIDYMAETPKKYPWQEQTGKQIGMLAPQFIWTGKFYSEEDLTNNAVPKPVAKVWAGELMFKDLNGDGKIDSDDKAYTGYGQIPEKIFGINLNMDYKNFYLNTFWQGASNVVINPTAGMRLEYAGYGYNVQEFHKEDRWVYDPSRGLDTRATAKYPLLMLGGAPQTRELSTFHVLNGEYLRLKAAEFGYTFPKTLITKLHIADLRVFVSGSNLLTFSHLKRYHIDPEYLGNNIPGQMVAGQGEANGLGSGAWSPQNKFYAFGLNVTF comes from the coding sequence ATGAGCACATATGCTCAAAATGTACAATTAAGCGGTACTGTAACCGATAAAGATGGAGTTTCACTTCCTGGTGTCAGTATTCTTGTTGAAGGCACCAAAATTGGCGCAGTTTCAAATGCAAAAGGCCAATATTCCATTAGCCTGCCTAATCCTAACTCAGTTATTGTTTTTAGTTTTTTGGGCTATATTTCTCAGAACGTAAACGCGAAAGGCCGCTCAAAAATAGATGTTAGCTTATCAGAAGATTCTAAATCCTTAGATGAAGTCATAATGGTAGGTTACGGCGCCCAGAAAAAGGCAAGTGTAATTGGAGCCATTTCCAATATTAACATGAAGGAACTTAGAAAAGCAGCACCTTCAAATTTGAGCAATGCGCTCGGGGGCCGTGTTCCTGGTATAATTAGCAGAATGGGAGATGGAACACCGGGGGGTGTGCAGAATAGATTCTCGAATGGAAACGCTGATGATGCCCAAATTTATTTACGCGGAAGAGCCAGTATGAACAATACAAGTGCCCTGGTCCTGATCGATGGTGTGGAAGGTTCCTTGTCCAGAATAAATCCGGAAGATATTGAGCAGTTCAGTGTGCTGAAAGATGCATCTGCAACAGCAGTTTACGGTGTACGAGGGGCTAATGGCGTGATCCTGATCACGACCAGAAAAGGTAGCATAGGGGCACCAAAGATCGGTATAACCAGCCAGATCAGGATGCAAAAGGTATTGGATTTTCCGAATTTTCTAAGATCCTATGATTTCGCAATGTTAAATAACGAGGCTCGTAAAAATCAGGGTCTTCCTGAAATTTATTCAGCGGAAGATCTGGAGCATTACCGTACCGGTGATGATCCTTATGGCTGGCCGGATGTTGACTGGAAAGAAGTATTGCTGAAAGACCAGTTTTATGAACAACAGTACGTTGGAAATGTTTACGGTGGGACAGAACGGGTATCCTATTATTTATCCGGTGAGTATAACCAGTCGGGTGGCGCGTTCATTGAAAATAAAGAGAAGAATACACAGCATAGGTACAGACGTTATAATCTTAGGACCAACCTTGATTTTAAGATCACTAAAACTACTGATCTGGGTGTGAAATTGAATGGCAGGTTGAATGACCTTCATTACCCACTAAAAGGTGAAAGTAGCGGACAGCGGGTAACTGGTCCCGGATGGAGCGATATTACGGCAAGAGCCCCGCTCACTGCCCCGGTATACAACCCTAACGGTACTTATGCAAATGGTGGTTTGAACCTGCCGGGTAACCCTGTGGCTGAGTATATGGAGGGCGGTTTTGCCCAGCGGCTGCAAAGCGGTCTGGAATCCAACTTTACGCTGAACCAGAAGTTGGATTTTGTAACACCCGGGCTTTCATTCAGGGGCTTATTTGCTGCGAACTTTGGATCGGGCAGTGCAAAAGCATTAAATTCAAGGAGTGCTGAGATCTGGACGTATGATAAAACTACCAAGACCTATACATTAACGGCCGGAGCCGGAATTCCAACCTATACACTGGGTAGTAATTTCAGTGATTTCAACCGTATACAACAGGTTGAAGCTGCCTTGAACTATGATAAGGCGATTGGCATGAACCACAAAATAACCGCCATGGCCATTGCTACCCAGACCACCAAAGAGGCTTCGTTCATTGTTCCTACTATTTTCAAAGGAATGGCAGGCAGGCTTACCTATGCTTATAAGGATAAATACCTTGCTGAAGGAAATGTAGGCTATAATGGTTCTGATGCATTTAGTAAATCGAAACGTTATGCATTTTTTCCTTCCGGTGCCCTTGGATGGGTAGCTTCAGAAGAAAGTTTTATAAAGGATAATGTTAAGTTTCTGGATTTTCTGAAGTTCAGGGGCTCCTATGGTGAAGTAGGGAATGACAGGCTCGGTTTCGGGTACAGCAACTTGTATATCTATTCATTTAGAAACCCGCTCGCGGCTGAGACTCCCGGTACCTCTACTACAGTTAACGGCTATTATAGCCTGGGAACTACGCCTACTCAAATCCTTCCGATCTTAGAAGGAACGTTGGGAAATCCAAACGTGACCTGGGAGGTTGCCCGCAAGGCAGATATCGGGGTGGAGGCAAAATTGTTTAAAAGCCGTCTCAGCTTTGAAGCAGATGTATTTCTGGAAAAGCGTGATGATATTCTGATCAACAGATTCGATATACCGTTGATTTCTGGTTTAGTACCAGCAAAGCTTCCTGCATTGAATGCCGGAAAGGCAACAAACAAAGGATATGAATTATCGCTTAGTTATTCTGACAATATTGGTGGCTTTGGTTTTACAGTAGGGGGTAATTATACTTTTGTCCGCAATACCATCGATTACATGGCTGAAACGCCGAAAAAATACCCATGGCAGGAACAGACGGGCAAACAAATTGGCATGCTTGCACCTCAATTTATCTGGACGGGTAAATTTTACAGTGAAGAGGATTTGACCAATAATGCTGTTCCCAAACCGGTTGCAAAAGTTTGGGCCGGCGAACTGATGTTTAAAGATCTGAATGGCGATGGTAAAATTGACTCAGATGATAAGGCATATACTGGTTATGGTCAGATTCCGGAGAAGATATTTGGCATTAACCTGAATATGGATTATAAGAATTTTTATTTGAATACGTTCTGGCAAGGTGCATCCAACGTGGTCATTAACCCTACTGCCGGGATGCGGCTTGAATATGCTGGTTATGGATACAATGTTCAGGAGTTCCATAAGGAAGATCGTTGGGTATATGATCCTTCCCGCGGATTGGATACGCGGGCAACGGCAAAATATCCCCTATTGATGCTCGGAGGCGCACCGCAAACCAGGGAGCTTTCTACCTTTCATGTGCTGAATGGCGAGTATTTACGTTTGAAAGCAGCTGAATTTGGGTATACTTTTCCTAAAACCCTAATCACAAAGCTTCATATAGCAGACCTGAGAGTGTTTGTAAGTGGTTCAAATCTGCTGACCTTCTCTCATTTAAAGAGATATCACATCGATCCTGAATATCTTGGAAACAATATACCGGGTCAGATGGTTGCTGGTCAGGGTGAGGCCAATGGACTTGGATCCGGAGCATGGTCGCCCCAAAATAAATTTTATGCCTTTGGGCTTAACGTTACTTTTTAG
- a CDS encoding RagB/SusD family nutrient uptake outer membrane protein, with translation MDIYRQILPVLMRTDNAGSRWRNQLLLETGTENGTSNNPAGGLNVRDFNSGSFTPGSTGMFWQSDWREYYAGIRACNMYLENVDNIPDDSTIPFTAATRKIRKAEVKWIMAFFYAELAKQFGGMPIITRVIDASENLEVARSTFDETIAFIVKLCDEAAVDLPVQPLVDPTPDPDLGRVTKGAALALKARMLLYAASPLWNDPANPVASNENGKYDENKWQLAAQAAQDVIALNRYSLHPDISTLFTTRTNNEIIFARMQEPMAYFTATHVPFKLFVNSTPYVIGGNNQVTYNMVKQYEILNGGVAYTVDDPPSLSGYNDQDPFKRRDPRFYRDNIYNGAKLRLANTDRVAEFGRVAPGVAKSPAHNTLESPYDSFVYSVKFCDLTLNITTDARNPSANGKTNQNYPYLRYAEVLLNYAEAVNEAYGPDVVPPIAGATKTARAALNEVRVRAQYPANTATSKVEYMGYTGGMPPIVGGTDKVSFRTKLQHERRVEFCYEEHWFWDFRRWKLTPETVIKVQIPVWTSPTTVRYDINTIETRFWNPKMYRMPIPESEVLANPKMVQNSGW, from the coding sequence ATGGATATTTACCGCCAGATATTGCCTGTATTAATGCGGACCGATAATGCAGGATCACGCTGGAGAAATCAATTACTTTTGGAAACCGGGACAGAAAATGGTACTTCCAACAACCCTGCCGGCGGCCTGAATGTTCGCGATTTTAATTCAGGTTCATTTACACCCGGTAGTACAGGTATGTTCTGGCAGTCTGACTGGAGAGAGTATTACGCAGGTATCCGTGCATGCAATATGTATCTGGAAAATGTTGACAACATCCCAGATGATTCGACAATTCCGTTTACGGCGGCTACACGGAAAATCCGCAAAGCGGAAGTTAAATGGATAATGGCCTTTTTTTATGCAGAACTTGCCAAACAGTTTGGTGGGATGCCCATTATCACAAGGGTGATAGATGCTTCAGAGAATCTGGAGGTTGCAAGGAGCACCTTTGATGAAACGATTGCATTTATTGTTAAACTCTGTGATGAGGCTGCAGTTGATCTCCCTGTACAACCACTTGTGGATCCTACTCCTGATCCTGACTTAGGCAGAGTAACTAAAGGCGCTGCGCTGGCTTTAAAGGCACGTATGTTATTATATGCTGCCAGCCCTTTGTGGAACGATCCGGCAAACCCTGTTGCATCAAATGAAAACGGTAAATACGATGAAAATAAGTGGCAGCTTGCTGCGCAAGCTGCACAAGATGTAATAGCTTTGAATAGATATAGCCTTCATCCGGATATTTCAACATTGTTTACTACACGTACCAATAATGAGATTATTTTTGCCCGTATGCAAGAACCCATGGCCTATTTTACGGCCACTCATGTTCCGTTTAAATTGTTTGTAAATAGCACACCCTATGTTATTGGTGGAAATAACCAGGTAACATATAATATGGTCAAACAATATGAAATACTCAATGGAGGTGTTGCATATACTGTTGACGATCCGCCATCATTATCCGGCTATAATGATCAGGATCCGTTTAAAAGACGGGATCCGAGATTTTATCGTGACAATATATACAATGGGGCTAAGTTAAGATTAGCGAATACGGACCGGGTAGCTGAATTTGGTCGTGTAGCCCCAGGGGTTGCTAAATCTCCAGCTCATAATACGCTGGAAAGTCCATACGATAGCTTTGTGTATAGCGTGAAATTCTGCGACCTTACGCTTAATATTACCACTGACGCGCGTAATCCAAGCGCAAATGGTAAAACAAATCAGAATTATCCATACCTTAGGTATGCTGAGGTTTTGTTGAACTATGCAGAAGCCGTGAATGAAGCATACGGGCCGGACGTTGTTCCACCTATTGCTGGGGCTACAAAAACAGCTAGAGCTGCGTTGAATGAAGTGCGTGTAAGAGCACAATATCCAGCAAATACAGCTACATCTAAAGTAGAATATATGGGGTATACTGGCGGTATGCCTCCTATTGTAGGAGGTACAGATAAAGTTTCTTTCAGAACAAAGTTACAGCACGAGCGTCGTGTTGAATTTTGTTATGAAGAACATTGGTTCTGGGATTTTCGTCGTTGGAAACTTACTCCGGAGACAGTTATTAAAGTGCAGATACCGGTTTGGACGTCACCCACTACGGTGAGATACGACATTAATACTATAGAGACCCGCTTTTGGAATCCTAAGATGTATCGTATGCCAATACCCGAATCCGAAGTATTGGCGAACCCTAAGATGGTTCAGAATTCGGGCTGGTAA
- a CDS encoding amidohydrolase family protein, with the protein MKNNKSTCEKGLTSFSRRNFLIGSGLLFAGSVLKVNGAGLLDDPEPIIDIHQHTDFSGRTQEQLIAHQRKMGITTTVLLPAGRPLNYGSTYYGVANGLQVKATGNEVCYKLAQQYPKEYRFGANEVPDFPGAIQEIEKYLKLGAPVIGELKFGVECDSPGMQKIYQLAQAYDVPVLMHWQYNMFNRGFERFYKMLEKYPKVNFLAHSQTWWANIGKEHKDENVLYPKGKVVAGGLTDQLLRNYSNVYGDLSGFSGLYAMTRDEDHARGFLERHQDKLLYGSDCSDIFGSGEGCTGAQAIAAIRRFSATKEIERKILFSNAKKLLRL; encoded by the coding sequence ATGAAAAATAATAAATCTACTTGTGAGAAAGGTCTTACTTCTTTTTCACGCCGCAATTTTTTAATAGGATCGGGCTTGCTTTTTGCAGGCTCGGTTTTAAAGGTTAATGGTGCAGGATTACTGGATGACCCTGAACCCATCATTGACATCCATCAGCATACTGATTTCAGCGGGCGTACTCAGGAGCAGTTAATTGCACATCAAAGAAAGATGGGCATAACTACAACTGTACTTTTGCCTGCGGGGAGACCTTTAAATTATGGTTCTACCTATTACGGGGTTGCCAACGGTCTGCAGGTAAAAGCTACCGGAAATGAAGTTTGCTATAAACTGGCGCAGCAATATCCAAAAGAATACAGGTTTGGGGCAAATGAGGTACCGGATTTCCCTGGTGCTATTCAGGAAATTGAGAAATATCTGAAATTAGGCGCTCCGGTGATCGGTGAATTGAAATTTGGGGTTGAATGTGATTCACCGGGAATGCAAAAGATTTATCAGCTTGCCCAGGCTTACGATGTTCCTGTGCTGATGCACTGGCAATACAATATGTTTAACAGAGGATTTGAACGCTTCTACAAAATGCTGGAAAAATATCCTAAGGTAAATTTTCTTGCACACTCACAAACTTGGTGGGCAAATATTGGAAAAGAACATAAAGACGAAAATGTCCTTTATCCAAAAGGTAAAGTAGTTGCAGGAGGGCTAACTGATCAGTTATTGAGAAATTATTCAAATGTATACGGTGATCTTTCCGGTTTCTCTGGTCTGTATGCAATGACGCGGGATGAAGACCATGCACGTGGATTTTTAGAAAGGCATCAGGACAAGCTGCTCTATGGCAGTGATTGTTCGGATATATTTGGTAGTGGAGAAGGATGTACAGGCGCCCAGGCCATTGCTGCTATCCGGAGGTTTTCAGCAACAAAGGAGATAGAAAGGAAAATACTATTTAGCAATGCTAAAAAATTATTGCGATTGTAA
- a CDS encoding 3-keto-disaccharide hydrolase: MANKISFLVIVLNITGTIVYGTPKPPIKKSVQAKTSWISLFDGQSLKGWHIFNKTGQIENWTVEDGAMVCHGFKGPSGAGDIVSDLKFENFELSWEWKVDKGSNSGVFYHILEGPKYHRASETAPEYQIIDDAGFPAKLEEWQKTGADYAMNVPNDKKKLQPTGTWNTSKIIFNKGHVEHWLNGKKIVEFNAWTEEWNRQKKEGKWKDYPDYGIAKAGSVGFQDHGNKAYFKNIKIREIK, from the coding sequence ATGGCAAATAAAATCAGCTTCCTTGTAATTGTTTTAAACATAACAGGAACTATTGTGTATGGAACACCTAAACCACCAATTAAGAAATCGGTACAAGCAAAAACCAGTTGGATAAGTTTGTTTGATGGGCAAAGTTTAAAAGGCTGGCATATTTTTAATAAAACCGGACAAATTGAAAACTGGACAGTTGAAGATGGCGCAATGGTGTGTCATGGGTTTAAAGGCCCAAGTGGTGCTGGTGATATTGTGTCGGACCTTAAATTTGAAAACTTTGAACTGAGCTGGGAATGGAAGGTAGATAAAGGAAGTAACAGTGGTGTTTTTTACCATATTTTAGAAGGACCAAAATACCATAGAGCTTCTGAAACCGCACCGGAATATCAGATCATTGATGATGCCGGGTTTCCTGCAAAACTGGAAGAATGGCAAAAAACAGGTGCAGATTATGCAATGAATGTACCTAACGACAAAAAGAAGTTACAACCGACGGGAACCTGGAATACAAGCAAAATCATCTTTAATAAGGGCCATGTAGAGCATTGGCTAAACGGAAAGAAGATTGTTGAGTTTAATGCCTGGACTGAAGAATGGAATAGACAAAAGAAAGAAGGAAAGTGGAAGGATTATCCTGATTACGGAATTGCTAAAGCCGGATCTGTTGGTTTTCAGGATCATGGGAACAAGGCCTATTTTAAAAATATAAAGATCAGGGAAATAAAATAA